In Rhodanobacter denitrificans, the sequence GTTGGACTGGCTGACCCTGGCGATGAAACATGCGCTCGCCGCGCACGACGCGACGGCGGCACGGCGCGCCTACCGCGAAGCGATCAGCCTGATGCACGGCAGCGAGGTGCTGGGAGCGCCGCAGATATACACGTTGGGCGCCAGCGCCCAGCGGCTGGCGGGCGACGCCGCCGGAGCGGCAGCTGCCGAGCAAGCCGCGGCTGCCGCGCAGGCTGCCTTCCGGGCCAAACTGCCCACGCAACTGCGCGATGCGGGAAGTTCATCCCCCGTCCGCCGCGTGGGAGCGGACACCACGCCATGACCCGCGATACCCCGCCGCCTCCCGCCGAAGCCCATTTGCGCTACCAGCACCTGCTGCAGCGGCTCGAAGCGAGCGAGCGCGAATTCCGCCGCCTCGGCCGCTCGGTGCTGCATGTGCAGGAGGATGAGCGGCGCCGCCTCGCGCGCGATCTGCATGATGGCGTCGGCCAGAACCTGACGGCGCTCAAGCATCGACTCGCGCAGATCGGCGACGCGCTGCCGGCGGAACTGGGGACGTTGCGTGCCAGCCTCGACGAGGCGATCGCGTTGTGCGCCGATACCCTCGACGACACCCGCCAACTCTCGCGGCTGTTGCGTCCGCCGATCCTCGACGACCTCGGCCTGGAACCGACGCTGCGCTGGCTGGCGCGCAGCCTCGGCGAAGCCGCCGGCATCGCGATCACCGTGGAAATCGAACCGCTGCCCGCCCTCGACGAGGAGTTGCAGACGCTGCTGTTCCGCGTCGCCCAGGAAGCCCTCAACAACGTGGCCAAGCATGCCGGTGCACGCAGCGTACTGGTGCATCTGGTCGAGCGCAGCGGCCGCATGCAACTGCAGATCGTCGACGACGGATGCGGCTTTGACCCGGTGCAGACACAGGCTGCCGGCGGCACTGGCCTGGGCGGTATCCGCGAACGCCTGCAATTGTTCAACGGCCAGTTCGAGCTGCGTTCCACTTCCGGCCATGGCACCCGTCTGCGCGCAGTCGTGCCGCTGGACAATCGTTGACTCATGCACGCCCGGTTGCGCTTGACGCAACCGGAGATGGCGTGCAGGGTATCCCACATGCCGCCCAAGCCCATCCGCGTCCTGCTCGTGGACGATCACAACCTGGTCCGCGAGAGCCTCGTCGGGATCCTGCAGAGTGATGGCGACATCGAGGTCATCGCGCAGGCGGCCGACGGCGTCGAGGCCATCGGCAAGGCATTGGCCACTCGCCCGGATATCGTCATCACCGACCTGTCGATGCCGCGCCTGAACGGCATCGAGCTCGTGCGCCGTCTGAACCAGGAGTTGCCGGGCACGCGCGTGCTGGTGCTGACCATGCACCAGGAGGACCAGTACGTGCTGCAGGCCGTGCGCGTCGGAGCCAGTGGCTACCTGGTCAAGGACAGCGCGGCGGCTGAACTGCTTGCCGCCGTACGCAACGTCCATGCCGGACGCGGGCATTTCGGACCGCATGCCTCGCGCGCGCTGGCGGAGCAGCTGCAACACCCGGAGCGCCTGCCGGACGATCGCTACGAACTCCTCACCGCGCGCGAACGCGAAGTTTTCAGGCTGATTGCCGAGGGCCTGACCACCAAGGAGATCGCGCGCCGGCTGTCGATCAGCACCAAGACGGCGGAAAACCACCGCACCCGTGTGCTGACCAAGATCGCCGTACGCAATACCGCCGAGCTTGTGCGATATGCGCTGCGCCGCGGATTGCTCGACTAGAGATCCGCAGGACGGCACTGCCGCGGCTTGCCGCGCTCCGGCGTGTTCAAGACATGCCTGCAGCGTGCCATGATGGGCACCTGTACTTTTCCTGCTCATTCCGCGCGCTGCGTGCCAACGGTTTCCCGCATGCCCACTGCCCCTGATGCCGCCGATGGCTCGCCCGATTTCATCGAGACGTACCCCGACGCCCTGACTGCAGCACAGTGCGCGGCGCTGGTGGAACGTTTTGCGGCAAGCGGGAAAACCCGCCCGGGCCGGGTCGGCGGCGGTGTGCTGCCCGAACTGAAGGACAGCCAGGATCTCGCCCTCAGCGAACAGGCCGACTGGCGTGACGCGGAAGCGTTGCTCAATCAGGCGGTGTTCCGCGGCCTGCTGGCGTACCTGCGGCGGTATCCGCACGTGCTGATTGCCCCGCTGATGCTCGAGGTTCCGGGACCGGGCGGCACCCGCCATCGACTCACACCCGAGCGCCTCCGGGCCATGAACGACGACGCGCTGTCGTCGATGGCGGAAATGGTCTTCCGACCGGGTGCGATCAACCTGCAGCGCTACAGTGCGGGGCGCGGCGGCTATCCCTATTGGCATTGCGAACTGTACCCACGCGACCCGCGCGCGGACACCTTGCACCGGCACCTGCTGTGGACGATCTACCTCAACGACGGCTTCACCGAGGGGGAAACCGAGTTCCTCCATCAGCGGCGGAAAATCGTTCCGCGCGCCGGCACGCTGCTGCTGGCACCGGCTTCGTTCACCCACACCCACCGCGGCAACCGCCCGCAAGGCGGCGACAAGATCATCGCGACGAGCTGGGTACTGTTCCAGCGCGCCGAGCAGTTGTTCGGCGGAAGCTGAACGGCACGTGCGGCATGGCGTAATTCCGACGGAAATCCCGGCGGGAAGTCGAGGAAAAACCCGCCTCCCGGCGGGTTTTCCGTTACATCAAGTTGCGCCCGTGGAACAGTTCCTCGATCTCGCGGCGCAGCAGCGACTCGATGCGCTGGCGTTCCTTGAACGAGAGGTCGTCGGCGTGCGACTCGAACAGGTAGGTGTCGAGGTCGAAGTCCTTGATGTGCATCTTCGTGTGGAACATGTTCTCCTGGTACACGTTGACGTCGAACATCTCGTATTTCTGGCGGATGTGCTTGGCCAGGTAGTCCTGCACCGAGTTGATCTTGTGGTCGATGAAGTGCTTCTTGCCCTTCACGTCGCGGGTGAAGCCACGCACGCGGTAGTCGCACACCACGATGTCCGACTCGAAGCTGTCGATCAGGTAGTTCAGCGCCTTCAGCGGCGAGATCACGCCGCAGGTGGCCACGTCGATGTCGGCGCGGAAGGTGGCGATGCCGTTGTGCGGATGCGTTTCCGGGTAGGTGTGGACGGTGATGTGGCTCTTGTCCATGTGCGCCACCACGGCGCCCGCGATGGAATCGCGACCGAGCTTCTCGACCACCGGCTCCTCGGAGATCAGGATGGTCACCGAGGCGCCCTGCGGGTCGTAGTCCTGGCGGGCCACGTTCAGGATGTTCGCGCCGATGATCTCGGCCACGTCGGTGAGGATCTGGGTGAGGCGGTCGGCGTCGTACTGCTCGTCGATGTACTCGATGTAGCGCTGGCGCTGGTCCTCGGACACCGCGTAGCAGATGTCGTAGATGTTGAAGCTCAACGCCTTGGTCAGGTTGTTGAAACCCTGCAGGCGCAGACGGGGGAGTGGCTTGACCACGGGCGGCTCTCCATGGCCGAACGCTCGGCCAGCAGCAGAGGCGGGTTAGCGACAAGGGTCCCCGCGATTGGTGTGAAGCGCAGGCGTACAGCCTGCACGACCCTTGTGAACCGCATGCGACGACCCCGTCGCACCCGGAAGACCGCGAAGTATGCGGCAAAAAGAAAAGAAATTGAACCTGCGACAATCGCTCAGGTTTGCCATAATGCCAGCTTGCAAGGATGGTCCATGAGCACGCACGGCGTGTGGCAACGGTTGCCACTGTTCAATGACAACCACCGGTAGGGGATGATCGTGGCGCAACTCAAGTACCAGCTCCAACAGGCTTTCGAACGCTCGCAGGCGCCGCTGGGCTTTGCCCCGGACCCGGCCGCAATGGAACGCTTCCTGGCGCTGTGCCATCGACGACGCTACCCGGGCAAGACCGCGATCATCCGCCCCGGCGACCCGGCCAACACCTTGTACTACGTGATCGAGGGCTCGCTGGCGGTGTGCACCGAGGATGAGCAGGGACGCGAACTGATCCTTGCCTATATCAGCCGCGGCCAGTTCATCGGCGAGATGGGCCTGTTCGTGGAGCAGGCCCAGCGCGAGTCGATGGTGCGCACGCGCACCCCGTGCGAGATGGCCGAGGTCAGCTACGAGCGCCTGTTCCAGCTGATGGAAGGCCCGCTGCGCGAGGAATGCCCGAAGATCCTGTTCGCGATCGGCTCGCAGTTGACCAACCGCCTGCTGCGCACCTCGCGCCAGGTCAGCCGGATGGCCTTCATGGACGTCACCAACCGCATCTCGCGCACCCTGCTCGACCTGTGCCAGGAGCCGGATTCGATGACCCATCCGGACGGCACCCAGATCCGCATCTCGCGCCAGGAAGTCAGCCGCATCGTCGGCTGCTCGCGCGAGATGGTCGGCCGCGTGCTCAAGCAGCTGGAGGAGCAGCGCATGATCGACGTCGCCGGCAAGACCATCGTGGTGCGCGGCACGCGCTGAGCCCTCGTGGAGTTCGCCACGTTCGACGTCTGAACCGGTTTTTTACGCAGACTGGTCGAGGATGGCGCTCCGCCACCGGCAGCGAGACAACGCTTGGATTACGGACAGTTCTTCGTCTTCGCCGGTGTCGGCTTGCTCGCGCAACTGGTCGATGGCGCGCTGGGCATGGCCTACGGGCTGGTCTCCAACTCGATCCTGCTGGCGCTGGGGCTGCCGCCGGCGGTGGCCAGCGCCACCGTGCACACTGCCGAAGTGTTCACCACCGGCGTCTCCGGCGCGGCGCATGCCTGGTTCGGCAACGTACGCTGGAAGTTGTTCTGGCAACTGGCCATCCCCGGCGCGATCGGCGGCATCCTCGGCGCGACCTTCCTGGCCAGCGTGCCGGGCGAAGCGATCCGGCCCTGGGTCAATGCCTACCTGCTGATCCTCGGCACGATGGTGCTGCTGCGCGCGTTCGGCCAGCGGCTGAGCCGCCATCGGGTACAGCACAGCGGCGTGCTGGGCTTCTTCGCCGGCCTGCTCGACGCCATCGGCGGCGGCGGCTGGGGGCCGCTGGCCACCAGCACCCTGATCGCGCGCGGCGGCGGCGTGCGCAGCACGATCGGCTCGGTCAACGCCGCCGAATTCGTGGTGACGGTGTGCGTCTCCGCCACCCTGGTCTGGCATGTCGGCGCCGGCCACTGGCCGATCGTGCTGGGCCTGCTCACCGGCGGCGTGGTCGCCGCGCCGCTCGCCGCCTGGCTGGTGCACCACCTGCCCGAGCATGCCGTGATGGCCGCGGTGGGCAGCCTGATCGTGCTGATCAGCCTGGGCCAGCTGGCGCAGACGCTGCTGTAACGGCTAGAACCACTCGACGCGGGTGACCGCACGACCCAGCGCCTTCTCCACCTTCTTGCACAACGCGGGGGTGCCGTTGACCAGCACCGCCTCAGCAGCCAGCGCCAACATCGCCGCGTCGTACATCGAATCGCCGTAGGCGACCTGCCAGACGTCGACCCCGTGCTCGGTCAGCGACTGCACCTTGCGGCGGCCCACGTTGTGCCGCAGCAGCCGCATGCCGAACCAGCCCGGCCTCAGCTGCGAAGCCAGCACCTCCAGCCCGGTCAGACCGAGCTGCTGCAGGATGCCGCTGGCCAGCGCGTGCTCGCAGCCGGTCACCACCAGCACGCGATCCCCCGCCAGCTGGTGCCGACGCAGTGCCTGCAGGCCGTCGCGGCAGAACTGCCTCGGCCGCCGCGCCAGCGTGGTGGCGAACACGTTTGCCGCCAGCTGGTAGCGCCGCTCGCCCAGCCCCAGCAAGGCGATGCGCACCAGCGTGTACATCGGCCAGCGCCGCGAGAACGGACGTTGCACCAGCAACAGCGGCGAACACAGCAAGGCCAGCGCGCAACGCCACGGCGAACGCCGGTAGCGCTCGCGCATGAACAGGCGGAACGCATCGCCGCGGATCAGCACGCCGTCGAAATCGAACAGCACCACGCGCGGCGACGCCGCGTCCGCGCCCACCGGCATCACCGCTTCGCGTTCCGGCATCACCGTCACGGGATCGAGAACAGCCGCCGCAGTTCGGCCCCCGGGTCCTCGGCGCGCATGAACGCCTCGCCGACCAGGAACGCCTGAATACCGCCAGCGCGCAAGCGCGCCACGTCTTCCGGGGTGTGGATGCCGGACTCGGCCACCAGCACGCGGTCGTACTCGACCAGTTCCTGCAGGGCCAGCGAAGTCTCCAGCGAGGTCTCGAAGCTGCGCAGGTTGCGGTTGTTCACACCGATCAGCGGCACCGGCAACGCCATCGCGCGCTCCAGTTCCTCCTCGTCGTGCACCTCGCACAGCACGTCCAGGTCGAGCTCCGCCGCCAGCAGCGACAGCTGCAGCAGCACGTCATCGTCCAGCGCCGAGACGATCAGCAGCACGCAGTCGGCACCGATCGCCCGCGCCTCCTGCACCTGGTAGGCGTCGATGATGAAATCCTTGCGCAGCACCGGCAGCGAGCACGCCTCGCGCGCCTGCTGCAGGAACGCCTCGCTGCCCTGGAAGAAGTCGCTGTCGGTCAGCACCGACAGGCAGGCCGCGCCGGCGGCCGCGTAGCTCCTCGCGATCGCGGCCGGATCGAAGTTGGTGCGGATCAGGCCCTTGCTCGGGCTGGCCTTCTTCACCTCGGCGATCACCGCCGGCAGGCCGGCGTCGATCTTCGCCTCGATCGCCGCGGCGAAACCGCGGGTGCCGGGCAGCTCCGCGATGCGCGCGACCAGTTCGGCTTCCGGCAGCCGGGCCCGGCGCTCGGCGACCTCTTCCGCCTTGCGGGCAAGAATGCGATTGAGAATGTCGGTCATGGCATCTCACTGGTGGTATGGGAGCGCATCCCGTGCGCGGCAGGGGCACCGGCGCGCCGGTCTGCGGCAGCTTTGCGCACCATGTACGTCTTACGGCGGATTGGCAAGCCGTCGGGTGGCAGCCACGAACGCCTGCATTTTCGCATGCGCGGCGCCGCTGGCAATCGTGGCACGGGCCAGATCGATGCCTTCGCCGACCGAGGTGGCCACGTCGGCGGTGTACAGCGCCGCGCCGGCGTTCAGGCAGACGATGTCGTGCGCCACGCCGTGGCGACCCTGCAGCACCTCCAGCAGCATCGCCTTCGACTCGTGCGCATTTTCCACGCGCAAGTTGCGGCTGGACGCCATCGCCAGGCCGAAATCCTCCGGCTCCACCTCGTACTCGCGCACCACGCCGTCGCGCAATTCGCCGACCAGGGTCGCCGCACCCAGCGAGATCTCATCCAGCCCGTCGCGCCCCCACACCACCAGCGCGTGCCGCGCGCCGAGCTGCTGCAGCACGCGCACCTGGATGCCGACCAGGTCGGGGTGGAACACGCCCATCAGGATGTTCGGCGCGCCGGCCGGGTTGGTCAGCGGGCCCAGGATATTGAACAGCGTGCGCACGCCCATTTCCTTGCGCACCGGCGCCACCACCTTCATCACCGGATGGTGGTTCGGCGCGAACATGAAGCCGATGCCGGTCTCGGCCATGCACGCAGCCACCTGTGCCGGCGGCAGCTCGATCGCCGCGCCCAGCGCCTCCAGCACGTCGGCGCTGCCGGACTTCGACGACACGCTGCGCCCGCCGTGCTTGGCGATGCACGCGCCGGCCGCCGCCGCCACGAACATCGCCGTGGTGGAGATGTTGAAGCTGGAGGCACCGTCGCCGCCGGTGCCGACGATGTCGACGAAATGCGCGTGGGCCGGCACATCCACTTTCACCGACAGCTCGCGCATCACCCGCGCCGCGCCGGTGATCTCGCCCACGGTTTCCTTCTTCACGCGCAGCCCGGTGATGATCGCCGCGGTCATCAGCGGGCTCACCTCGCCGCGCATGATCTGGCGCATCAGCGCGATCATCTCGTCGTGGAAGATCTCGCGGTGCTCGATCGTGCGCTGCAGGGCTTCCTGCGGCGTGATGGTGATGGCGCGCGCGCTCATGCCGCCAGCTTCCGCCGCGGCAGGCCGAGGAAGTTCGCCAGCAAGTCGTGGCCGTGCTGGGTCAGGATCGACTCGGGATGGAACTGCACGCCCTCGACCGCCAGTGTCTTGTGCTTGAGACCCATGATCTCGTCGATCGAGCCGTCCGGGTTTTCCGTCCACGCGGTGACTTCCAGGCAATCGGGCAGCGACGACTGCTCCACCACCAGCGAGTGGTAGCGCGTCGCCTCGAACGGATTCGGCAGGCCGGCAAACACGCCCTGCCCGCGATGGATCACCGGCGACGTCTTGCCGTGCATGATCCGCTTCGCACGGATCACCTTGCCGCCGAACGCCTGGCCGATCGCCTGGTGGCCCAGGCACACGCCGAACACCGGGATCTCGCCGGCCAGCTCGCGCAGCACGTCCAGCGACACGCCCGCGTCATCCGGCGTGCCCGGCCCCGGCGAGATCATGATATGCGAGGGCTTCAACGCGCGGATGCCCGCCACGTCCAGCGCATCGTTGCGCACCACCTTGACCGCCTGCCCCAACTCGCCCAGGTACTGCACGAGGTTGTAGGTGAAGCTGTCGTAGTTGTCGATCATCAGCAGCATGGTTACACCAACCTCGTTGAGGGAGTTTTCTACCCGGCCGCATGCGTTATGCCGGCTCGGCATCCTATTGTCGATTATCCAGCGAACATGACCACCCTCGCAGCCTTGAAACGAAGGGCAAAAATCGGGTAACGCATCCGCTCATCAGCGTTCGACTTCGCGGCTTGGCATACCGGGGAGGCCCAAAATGGCCTCGGTCAGCCAGTGAAATCCTATCCGTTCCTGCTCGAGGCGCAGGTTTTTCCGGATGCGGTTGTCGCGCAGATCATCGAACAGCGCACGCTCGTCGGGGCTGAGTCGGGGCAGATCGTGGAGCACTTGCTCGTGCTCCTCGCCCCAGTGCACCTCGTGCGCATCCAATGTAGTGCGATCCATCAGCAGCGACGAGACATGATCGAAACGGCTGCGTAACTGATCGAGTATGGCAAAGCCGTGAGTGTCGATGTCGCCCCAATAATGGATGGCGCACCGCTTCAGCCAAGCGGCCCCGGCGAGGGCATCCCAGCCATAGCCGGCACCGAAGATCACGATCGCGCCACGAGTCGCCGGGAACGCGAGGAAGTTGGTTTCGTTCTCGGTGATGAATACACGCTGGATCGGCAACGCCAGGCTGGCAAAACTGCCGGCATCCAGGGTGATGTCCGGCCGCGCGGCGCAGGGAAACCATCGAACCTGCTCGTCCAGAACACGCATGCGGACGCGGGCCGGTTTGTCCGCAAACCCATAGCGAGCTGCAAACGCGCTGGCGCCCGTCCGGTCCAAGGCCACGGCCTGCGCAGGAAGCATCAGGTCGAACAGCTCCGACAGTACGGTGCGATGAGCCTCGATGAATTTGCTGTGGACACCGGCAACGTCGACCTGGCGCAGATAAATGCCGGGACGCGGATGCTCGACCAACCATTGCACCACGGCGATCAGATGCGGCCACGAGTCGGCCAGCTCGATGGCCTGCAAGGGACGTCTGGCCAACCAGGGCAGCAGCAGGGGTGCCGCGGCATGCGTCATCGCCACCACGCGTGAAAGACCCGCGGCGTCACGCCGCCTGCCCAGCAGGGCCAAGGCGTCATCCATGGTGTCGACCCAGACTTGGTCCGGCAAACGTTGCGCACCCTGGACACGGTGACGGACTTCGCGCCATTCGATACGGACATGGGGCGTGGCCGCCAGTTCGACGGCCCACGCGCGCACAACCTCGAAACGGTCGGCCAGGTCGGACGACGCAGGCCCTTTCAGCACAAGCCGCAGCGGGAACCCGGGCTCCGCGGTGACCAGCAGGCGCGGCAGCACGCCCCGGTCCCACAGGCGCGCAAGTTGAGCCTTCAGATCACCCGGTGTGGTCCAGATCATTCAGCGTCGCGCTCCGTCTCCAGTGGGGCTGTCGCCATGGCATGCACAACCTTCTGCGCGCGGTATTCCTCGATGGTCAGGTTGCGCAGTTTCGATGAACTGCCCGCTTCGTTGTGGACGAAGCCGACATGGGCCACAAAGGGCTCGATGATATGGATCTTCTGCAACGGCGTGACGATCAGTAGTTGCAGGTTGAGTTGTTGAAAGAGCCGGAGGCCATAGTGCGCCGACTCGTCGGAACCACGCCCAAAAGCCTCGTCGATCACCACGAAGCGGAAGGATCGAGAGCACACCGCGCCCCACTCCAGGCCGAACTGGTACGCCAGACTGGCGGCCAGGATCGTATACGCCAACTTCTCCTTCTGGCCACCCGATTTGCCACCCGAGTCCGAGTAGTGGTCGAACTCGGTGTCGTCCTCGCGCCAGCGCTCGCTGGCGGCAAACAGGAACCAGTTGCGCACGTCGGTGACCTTGGATGTCCAGCGCCGATCCTGTTCGGACAGACCCTCGCGACCGCGAAAGCGGTCAATGATGGTCTTGACCTGCACGAACTTCGCTTCGGAATACTGGGCATCGTCCGAGCCGATCACCGCTCCCTCGGTACATGCGCGTAAATCCGTCTGGAAATCGCGAATCTCCGCATCGGGGCTGAGCTGGGATTCCAGCACGATATAGCGGCCGGGGTTGTAGTCGATCTGGGTGAGCGAGTCGTTGATGCGCGCGATACGTTCCTTGATGGTTTCGCGCTCGCGAGCCAGCTGGGCGTTGAAGTTGGCGATCTCGTTGATCGTGTTCTCGTTCAGCAGCTTCTTGAAGCTGGCAACGAAGCGCGGCAGGTCATCAGCCTTAAGTTTGTCCAGCATCGTGCGGTATTCGCCACATGCTTCCACGGCGACGTCGACTTCCTGGGTATCAAGCGGGAAGGCGGTGCAGTAGACACGCATGGCGTCGATGATTTTATCGCGCAGACGTTCGAGCTTCTTGTTCTCGGCGTCAAGGCTGTTCTGCAGCCAATTGCGCATATCGCTTTCGCGGTTGGCACACGTTTCGACCGTCAGCTGATGATCGCCGAGCGCGCCCTCGCGCATAGCTTCGAGCCGTGCAAAATGGACCGCATGGGCGGCCGCATCCGATTCGTTCAGCACCGTCTGCGCCTGTTCGCGCAGGATCTGCGCGTCGGTCTTCTTCTGATCGGTTCTGGAACGCCTGTCCTTGCGATCCTCCAGCTCCTTTTCGACGACCTGCAAGGCAGCTGTCAATGCATTCAATTGATCGGTCAACTGTCGGAGCACGTCGGAGCCCGATTCCAGTGATTGCTTCTCTTGCATGAGACGCGCCACCTCCAGCGCCGTCGATTGCCAGTCGATCTCCTGAAAGTCGACGAACAGGTCGAGCTTGGACAGTGTGGCGAGGCGCTTCTTGAGCGCATCCTGCTCCGTCTGAAGTCCCGCGATTTGCGCACCCACGTCGGCCAGGCTGGATTCCAGCACCCTGGCCTTGGTCTCCAGCGCGGCGATCTTGGCGGCATTGGTCCAACCGAGCACGTAATGGCTGCGGTCATCCAGCCGGTGGCGGTCGTCCTTCTCGTGGCGCTCGCCCGGTGCCTTGATCTGGCCGGCGCGGGTGATGGCGCGCGTCTCGCGGCGAAACTGTTCCTGGGTGAGGCAGCAGGCCACGTCGAATCGATGGGCCACCTCACGATCCAGCCAGTCGTAGAAAGGCGAATCGGACTTGACCGCCAGCTTGCGCGCCAACGAATCGGTGTGCAGGCCCGGCAACGCACCGCGCGCGGCCTGCCGTATGCGGAAATAGACCAGACGCCCCTTCAGGTGCGTGCGATCGACCCAATCGGCGACCTGGATGTAGTGCTCGTTCGGTACCAACAGCGACAGGCCGAAGCTGCGCAGCAGCCGTTCGGCGGCACCCTCCCAGTCGCGCTCGTCATCGCGTACCTGCAGCAACTCGCCGGCAAACGGCATGTCCTCTTCGGCCAGTTCGAGGGCGTGACACAAGGCGGAACGCATCGCCACTTGTTGCTCGGGAATATTGCTGCGCCGAGCCTTCAGGCTATTGATCTCGGTTCGCAGCGCCGCATGT encodes:
- a CDS encoding sensor histidine kinase; the protein is MTRDTPPPPAEAHLRYQHLLQRLEASEREFRRLGRSVLHVQEDERRRLARDLHDGVGQNLTALKHRLAQIGDALPAELGTLRASLDEAIALCADTLDDTRQLSRLLRPPILDDLGLEPTLRWLARSLGEAAGIAITVEIEPLPALDEELQTLLFRVAQEALNNVAKHAGARSVLVHLVERSGRMQLQIVDDGCGFDPVQTQAAGGTGLGGIRERLQLFNGQFELRSTSGHGTRLRAVVPLDNR
- a CDS encoding response regulator — encoded protein: MPPKPIRVLLVDDHNLVRESLVGILQSDGDIEVIAQAADGVEAIGKALATRPDIVITDLSMPRLNGIELVRRLNQELPGTRVLVLTMHQEDQYVLQAVRVGASGYLVKDSAAAELLAAVRNVHAGRGHFGPHASRALAEQLQHPERLPDDRYELLTAREREVFRLIAEGLTTKEIARRLSISTKTAENHRTRVLTKIAVRNTAELVRYALRRGLLD
- a CDS encoding 2OG-Fe(II) oxygenase produces the protein MPTAPDAADGSPDFIETYPDALTAAQCAALVERFAASGKTRPGRVGGGVLPELKDSQDLALSEQADWRDAEALLNQAVFRGLLAYLRRYPHVLIAPLMLEVPGPGGTRHRLTPERLRAMNDDALSSMAEMVFRPGAINLQRYSAGRGGYPYWHCELYPRDPRADTLHRHLLWTIYLNDGFTEGETEFLHQRRKIVPRAGTLLLAPASFTHTHRGNRPQGGDKIIATSWVLFQRAEQLFGGS
- the speD gene encoding adenosylmethionine decarboxylase — its product is MVKPLPRLRLQGFNNLTKALSFNIYDICYAVSEDQRQRYIEYIDEQYDADRLTQILTDVAEIIGANILNVARQDYDPQGASVTILISEEPVVEKLGRDSIAGAVVAHMDKSHITVHTYPETHPHNGIATFRADIDVATCGVISPLKALNYLIDSFESDIVVCDYRVRGFTRDVKGKKHFIDHKINSVQDYLAKHIRQKYEMFDVNVYQENMFHTKMHIKDFDLDTYLFESHADDLSFKERQRIESLLRREIEELFHGRNLM
- the crp gene encoding cAMP-activated global transcriptional regulator CRP, which codes for MIVAQLKYQLQQAFERSQAPLGFAPDPAAMERFLALCHRRRYPGKTAIIRPGDPANTLYYVIEGSLAVCTEDEQGRELILAYISRGQFIGEMGLFVEQAQRESMVRTRTPCEMAEVSYERLFQLMEGPLREECPKILFAIGSQLTNRLLRTSRQVSRMAFMDVTNRISRTLLDLCQEPDSMTHPDGTQIRISRQEVSRIVGCSREMVGRVLKQLEEQRMIDVAGKTIVVRGTR
- a CDS encoding sulfite exporter TauE/SafE family protein — its product is MDYGQFFVFAGVGLLAQLVDGALGMAYGLVSNSILLALGLPPAVASATVHTAEVFTTGVSGAAHAWFGNVRWKLFWQLAIPGAIGGILGATFLASVPGEAIRPWVNAYLLILGTMVLLRAFGQRLSRHRVQHSGVLGFFAGLLDAIGGGGWGPLATSTLIARGGGVRSTIGSVNAAEFVVTVCVSATLVWHVGAGHWPIVLGLLTGGVVAAPLAAWLVHHLPEHAVMAAVGSLIVLISLGQLAQTLL
- a CDS encoding haloacid dehalogenase-like hydrolase — protein: MPEREAVMPVGADAASPRVVLFDFDGVLIRGDAFRLFMRERYRRSPWRCALALLCSPLLLVQRPFSRRWPMYTLVRIALLGLGERRYQLAANVFATTLARRPRQFCRDGLQALRRHQLAGDRVLVVTGCEHALASGILQQLGLTGLEVLASQLRPGWFGMRLLRHNVGRRKVQSLTEHGVDVWQVAYGDSMYDAAMLALAAEAVLVNGTPALCKKVEKALGRAVTRVEWF
- the trpC gene encoding indole-3-glycerol phosphate synthase TrpC — encoded protein: MTDILNRILARKAEEVAERRARLPEAELVARIAELPGTRGFAAAIEAKIDAGLPAVIAEVKKASPSKGLIRTNFDPAAIARSYAAAGAACLSVLTDSDFFQGSEAFLQQAREACSLPVLRKDFIIDAYQVQEARAIGADCVLLIVSALDDDVLLQLSLLAAELDLDVLCEVHDEEELERAMALPVPLIGVNNRNLRSFETSLETSLALQELVEYDRVLVAESGIHTPEDVARLRAGGIQAFLVGEAFMRAEDPGAELRRLFSIP
- the trpD gene encoding anthranilate phosphoribosyltransferase gives rise to the protein MSARAITITPQEALQRTIEHREIFHDEMIALMRQIMRGEVSPLMTAAIITGLRVKKETVGEITGAARVMRELSVKVDVPAHAHFVDIVGTGGDGASSFNISTTAMFVAAAAGACIAKHGGRSVSSKSGSADVLEALGAAIELPPAQVAACMAETGIGFMFAPNHHPVMKVVAPVRKEMGVRTLFNILGPLTNPAGAPNILMGVFHPDLVGIQVRVLQQLGARHALVVWGRDGLDEISLGAATLVGELRDGVVREYEVEPEDFGLAMASSRNLRVENAHESKAMLLEVLQGRHGVAHDIVCLNAGAALYTADVATSVGEGIDLARATIASGAAHAKMQAFVAATRRLANPP
- a CDS encoding anthranilate synthase component II → MLLMIDNYDSFTYNLVQYLGELGQAVKVVRNDALDVAGIRALKPSHIMISPGPGTPDDAGVSLDVLRELAGEIPVFGVCLGHQAIGQAFGGKVIRAKRIMHGKTSPVIHRGQGVFAGLPNPFEATRYHSLVVEQSSLPDCLEVTAWTENPDGSIDEIMGLKHKTLAVEGVQFHPESILTQHGHDLLANFLGLPRRKLAA
- a CDS encoding Wadjet anti-phage system protein JetD domain-containing protein; translated protein: MIWTTPGDLKAQLARLWDRGVLPRLLVTAEPGFPLRLVLKGPASSDLADRFEVVRAWAVELAATPHVRIEWREVRHRVQGAQRLPDQVWVDTMDDALALLGRRRDAAGLSRVVAMTHAAAPLLLPWLARRPLQAIELADSWPHLIAVVQWLVEHPRPGIYLRQVDVAGVHSKFIEAHRTVLSELFDLMLPAQAVALDRTGASAFAARYGFADKPARVRMRVLDEQVRWFPCAARPDITLDAGSFASLALPIQRVFITENETNFLAFPATRGAIVIFGAGYGWDALAGAAWLKRCAIHYWGDIDTHGFAILDQLRSRFDHVSSLLMDRTTLDAHEVHWGEEHEQVLHDLPRLSPDERALFDDLRDNRIRKNLRLEQERIGFHWLTEAILGLPGMPSREVER